The proteins below are encoded in one region of Castor canadensis chromosome 6, mCasCan1.hap1v2, whole genome shotgun sequence:
- the Rpl37 gene encoding large ribosomal subunit protein eL37 produces the protein MTKGTSSFGKRRNKTHTLCRRCGSKAYHLQKSTCGKCGYPAKRKRKYNWSAKAKRRNTTGTGRMRHLKIVYRRFRHGFREGTTPKPKRAAVAASSSS, from the exons ATG ACGAAGGGCACGTCATCCTTTGGAAAGCGTCGTAATAAGACGCACACGTTGTGCCGCCGCTGTGGTTCTAAGGCCTACCACCTTCAGAAGTCTACCTGTGGCAAATGTGGCTACCCTGCCAAGCGCAAGAGAAAGT ATAACTGGAGTGCCAAGGCTAAGAGACGAAATACTACAGGGACTGGTCGAATGAGGCACCTAAAAATTGTCTACCGCAGATTCAG GCATGGATTTCGTGAAGGTACAACACCTAAACCCAAGAGGGCAGCTGTTGCAGCATCCAGTTCATCTTGA